A region from the Nocardioides exalbidus genome encodes:
- a CDS encoding VOC family protein encodes MSDVPQLLHTVLDAVDVRREAGFWRELLGLVYRPGDESGTSDWLVLTHADGRRCLAIQEVDALPGSRWPEPGHPSVSHLDTTVPTRESLEATHERVLALGGELRFDRTDDPDEPLRAYASPEGHVFCVFVA; translated from the coding sequence GTGAGCGACGTCCCGCAGCTGCTGCACACGGTCCTCGACGCGGTCGACGTGCGACGGGAGGCCGGGTTCTGGCGCGAGCTGCTCGGACTCGTCTACCGCCCGGGTGACGAGAGCGGTACGTCGGACTGGCTGGTGCTCACCCACGCCGACGGCCGACGGTGCCTGGCGATCCAGGAGGTCGACGCCCTGCCGGGGAGCCGGTGGCCGGAGCCGGGTCATCCGTCCGTATCCCACCTCGACACCACGGTGCCGACGCGCGAGTCGCTCGAGGCGACGCACGAGCGCGTGCTGGCGCTGGGAGGCGAGCTGCGGTTCGACCGGACCGACGACCCGGACGAGCCGCTGCGCGCCTACGCCAGCCCCGAGGGCCACGTCTTCTGCGTCTTCGTGGCCTGA
- a CDS encoding DUF3060 domain-containing protein, producing MHSMTPALSRAAASLAGALTVTVVSGAALIAVSAPAHADTVVLDCAGGPVTIPSTLDDVTLTGTCTDVRIDASNITVVLPAATSLTVTGANLEVTATGDVGTVDLAGGNNSLSAPTAGDVVIRDGNNEATFSGGVATATLTGGNNTVKASSATTVLLKGGNQAAKVGTAGPVTIKGSNATYKGTKASKLVIRGANNGVKVTKLPVLRIVGANNTVAVEKGSTKVSIKGANNRVRVNKRA from the coding sequence ATGCACTCCATGACGCCTGCCCTGTCCCGTGCCGCTGCGAGTCTCGCCGGCGCCCTCACCGTCACCGTCGTCTCCGGCGCCGCCCTGATCGCCGTCTCCGCCCCGGCACACGCCGACACCGTCGTCCTGGACTGCGCCGGTGGGCCCGTGACCATCCCGTCCACGCTCGACGACGTCACGCTCACCGGGACCTGCACCGACGTGCGGATCGACGCCTCCAACATCACGGTCGTGCTGCCGGCCGCGACGTCGCTCACGGTGACCGGCGCCAACCTCGAGGTCACCGCCACGGGTGACGTTGGCACCGTCGACCTGGCCGGCGGGAACAACTCCCTGTCGGCGCCCACCGCCGGTGACGTGGTCATCCGCGACGGCAACAACGAGGCGACCTTCTCCGGCGGCGTCGCCACCGCGACGCTCACCGGCGGCAACAACACCGTCAAGGCGTCGTCCGCGACCACCGTCCTGCTCAAGGGCGGCAACCAGGCGGCTAAGGTCGGCACGGCCGGCCCGGTCACGATCAAGGGCAGCAACGCGACCTACAAGGGCACCAAGGCCTCGAAGCTCGTGATCCGCGGCGCGAACAACGGCGTCAAGGTGACGAAGCTGCCCGTGCTCAGGATCGTCGGGGCCAACAACACCGTGGCCGTCGAGAAGGGCAGCACCAAGGTCAGCATCAAGGGCGCGAACAACCGCGTCCGCGTCAACAAGCGCGCCTGA
- a CDS encoding helix-turn-helix transcriptional regulator, with protein MSWRWLVVLLAAGGVGANLVLWLGGERTFVTHPVSVLALALASGAVTWLAGRCQAPLRGWLVGLAAALVALLLLGAWASSTPTPVAAGLWSVGWVPVNALLAVVGLSLAGLERWARVLAAGTAVATLAGAFLVRPVVPFAGIETAAPEAWTHVVPYVAEVLLAAWNLALVAATVAVALRARRASVVDRGRLARAAAVTSCAPCLVVCCYALAVLRNPGDVDPTAGSVAYTVAIGLLAALVAWASSSPDRPAVRVIAFTWAAATVVLLGVGIAGPTVEAQLTLGIVAVAVITVGVLAATAVGLARYEHWSHAPAPRPVTTGVPGLSPRENDVLAAMAGGATNAAIAGELFLSERTVEQHLRSIFDKLDLGDHGGSNRRVRAAATWWQHQDSDRAAEA; from the coding sequence GTGTCGTGGCGGTGGCTGGTCGTGCTGCTGGCCGCAGGGGGAGTGGGCGCGAACCTCGTCCTGTGGCTCGGTGGCGAGCGCACGTTCGTCACCCACCCGGTCTCGGTGCTCGCGCTGGCCCTCGCGTCCGGCGCGGTCACGTGGCTCGCCGGTCGCTGCCAGGCCCCTCTCCGTGGCTGGCTGGTGGGCCTGGCGGCCGCCCTGGTGGCGCTCCTGCTCCTCGGCGCGTGGGCGAGCTCCACCCCGACGCCTGTCGCGGCCGGCCTCTGGTCGGTCGGCTGGGTGCCGGTCAACGCCCTGCTGGCCGTCGTGGGGCTGTCGCTGGCCGGCCTCGAGCGCTGGGCACGCGTCCTCGCAGCGGGCACCGCGGTCGCCACCCTCGCCGGCGCGTTCCTCGTGCGCCCCGTCGTGCCGTTCGCGGGCATCGAGACCGCCGCGCCCGAGGCATGGACCCACGTGGTGCCGTACGTCGCCGAGGTGCTGCTCGCCGCGTGGAACCTCGCGCTCGTCGCCGCCACCGTCGCGGTCGCGCTCCGGGCCAGGCGGGCCTCGGTCGTGGACCGTGGGCGGCTGGCCCGCGCAGCAGCCGTGACGTCGTGCGCGCCGTGCCTGGTCGTCTGCTGCTACGCCCTCGCGGTGCTGCGCAACCCCGGTGACGTCGACCCGACCGCCGGCAGCGTGGCGTACACCGTCGCGATCGGCCTGCTCGCGGCCCTCGTCGCCTGGGCCTCGTCGTCGCCCGACCGTCCTGCCGTGCGGGTCATCGCCTTCACCTGGGCCGCGGCCACGGTCGTGCTGCTGGGCGTGGGCATCGCCGGCCCGACCGTCGAGGCCCAGCTCACCCTCGGCATCGTCGCGGTCGCCGTCATCACTGTCGGCGTCCTCGCGGCCACCGCCGTCGGGCTCGCCCGCTACGAGCACTGGTCGCACGCCCCGGCGCCCCGTCCCGTGACCACCGGCGTCCCCGGCCTCAGCCCGCGGGAGAACGACGTCCTGGCCGCGATGGCCGGCGGCGCCACCAACGCGGCGATCGCGGGCGAGCTCTTCCTCAGCGAGCGGACCGTCGAGCAGCACCTGCGCTCGATCTTCGACAAGCTCGACCTCGGCGACCACGGCGGGTCGAACCGTCGGGTGCGGGCAGCGGCGACGTGGTGGCAGCACCAGGACTCCGACCGCGCGGCCGAGGCCTGA
- a CDS encoding ABC-F family ATP-binding cassette domain-containing protein — translation MPSPSSAPTAGSRAPLTVTGLSVTYPDRTVLAGVDLVAQPGRRIGLVGENGVGKSTLLRAVAGRLPSRARVSGSIVAPDDLVLLGQEAPFPDRASIADVLARTLAPLRDAVADVERLAAALGTPDGDAAYAGALELAVAHDAWDADRRAEVAAARLGLDGIDPSRRVGTLSGGQRTRLALATIMTTRPTCLLLDEPTNHLDDDAIDVLTGFLRELPGVVLLASHDRVLLDDVCTDLVDLDAGELGTDGQGGRRFGGGWSDYEAARADARRRWEETYLAQQEEIGRLRDATRIGTGSIAHDRGPTDGDKFIYAFKGSRVDQALARRKKDAQRRLEVAEREQVRKPPAPLVFRGDLTAPASGRLLQVRDLEVAGRARLARLDLGAGEHLLLTGPNGSGKSTVLGVLSGRLTATRGSVEVSARTVRELTQDPEVSDPSRSALSSYDAGVAHLADPPRLRDLGLLYPRDHRTPVGSLSVGQRRRLGLAIAIAASPDLLLLDEPTNHLSLALAGELEEALATAPGGVVLASHDRWLRRRWEGPGLALTPW, via the coding sequence ATGCCATCACCCTCTTCTGCACCCACTGCCGGCTCGCGCGCACCGCTGACAGTCACCGGCCTGTCGGTCACCTATCCCGACCGCACCGTCCTGGCCGGCGTCGACCTCGTCGCGCAGCCCGGTCGCCGCATCGGCCTCGTCGGCGAGAACGGCGTCGGCAAGTCGACGCTCCTGCGCGCGGTCGCCGGACGGCTGCCGTCGCGGGCCCGGGTCTCGGGCTCCATCGTGGCGCCCGACGACCTCGTGCTCCTCGGGCAGGAGGCGCCGTTCCCCGACCGGGCGAGCATCGCCGACGTGCTCGCCCGGACGCTCGCCCCGCTGCGGGACGCGGTCGCGGACGTCGAGCGCCTCGCCGCCGCCCTCGGCACGCCGGACGGTGACGCGGCCTACGCCGGCGCACTCGAGCTCGCGGTCGCCCACGACGCGTGGGACGCCGACCGCCGCGCCGAGGTGGCGGCAGCCCGGCTCGGACTCGACGGCATCGATCCCTCCCGCCGGGTCGGCACGCTCTCGGGAGGACAGCGCACCCGGCTCGCTCTCGCCACGATCATGACCACGCGACCCACGTGCCTGCTGCTCGACGAGCCCACCAACCACCTCGACGACGACGCGATCGACGTCCTCACCGGATTCCTCCGCGAGCTCCCCGGCGTCGTGCTGCTCGCCAGCCACGACCGCGTGCTGCTCGACGACGTGTGCACCGACCTGGTCGACCTCGACGCCGGCGAGCTCGGCACCGACGGCCAGGGCGGCCGACGGTTCGGGGGCGGGTGGAGCGACTACGAGGCCGCCCGCGCCGATGCCCGGCGGCGCTGGGAGGAGACCTACCTCGCGCAGCAGGAGGAGATCGGCCGGCTGCGCGACGCCACCCGGATCGGGACCGGATCGATCGCGCACGACCGGGGTCCGACCGACGGCGACAAGTTCATCTACGCCTTCAAGGGCAGCCGGGTCGACCAGGCGCTCGCCCGGCGCAAGAAGGACGCCCAGCGCCGGCTCGAGGTCGCCGAGCGCGAGCAGGTCCGCAAGCCTCCCGCACCGCTGGTGTTCCGGGGCGACCTGACGGCGCCGGCGTCCGGACGGCTGCTCCAGGTCCGCGACCTCGAGGTCGCGGGCCGCGCCCGCCTCGCTCGGCTGGACCTCGGGGCGGGGGAGCACCTGCTCCTGACCGGGCCCAACGGCTCGGGCAAGTCGACGGTCCTCGGCGTGCTCTCCGGCAGGCTCACGGCCACCCGCGGCTCGGTCGAGGTGTCCGCGCGCACCGTCCGCGAGCTCACCCAGGACCCGGAGGTGAGCGACCCGTCGCGCTCCGCGCTGTCGTCGTACGACGCCGGGGTGGCGCACCTCGCCGACCCGCCCCGCCTGCGGGACCTCGGGCTGCTGTACCCGCGGGACCACCGCACGCCCGTCGGCAGCCTGTCGGTCGGCCAGCGCCGGCGGCTCGGGCTGGCGATCGCGATCGCCGCGTCGCCCGACCTCCTGCTGCTCGACGAGCCGACCAACCACCTGTCGCTCGCGCTCGCCGGCGAGCTCGAGGAGGCGCTGGCGACGGCACCCGGAGGCGTCGTGCTGGCCTCCCACGACCGCTGGCTGCGGCGCCGCTGGGAGGGCCCGGGGCTCGCGCTCACGCCGTGGTGA
- the carA gene encoding glutamine-hydrolyzing carbamoyl-phosphate synthase small subunit, whose translation MALPARNLTTAPTRSALLVLEDGRTFRGESFGAEGETFGEAVFSTGMSGYQETLTDPSYHRQVVVMTAPHVGNTGMNDEDPESSRIWVAGYVVRDPARVPSSWRSVRTLADDLADQGVVGISGVDTRALTRHLRERGAMRVGISSTETDPQELLARVRQSGEMAGANLSEAVSTPEAYVVPAQGEKRFTVAALDLGIKANTPRMMSERGIEVHVLPATATLEDVQAVSPDGLFFSNGPGDPAATTGQVELLQGALRAGIPYFGICFGNQLFGRALGFGTYKLKYGHRGINQPVMDRTTGKVEVTAHNHGFAVDAPLEGTTTTEFGEVAVSHVCLNDDVVEGLELRDAAGALKSFSVQYHPEAAAGPHDAAYLFDRFSDLMGGTL comes from the coding sequence ATGGCTCTGCCTGCCAGGAATCTGACCACTGCCCCGACCCGATCAGCACTGCTGGTCCTCGAGGACGGGCGCACCTTCCGCGGTGAGTCGTTCGGTGCCGAGGGCGAGACCTTCGGCGAAGCAGTCTTCTCGACCGGCATGTCCGGCTACCAGGAGACCCTGACCGACCCCAGCTACCACCGGCAGGTCGTCGTGATGACGGCCCCGCACGTCGGCAACACCGGCATGAACGACGAGGACCCCGAGTCCTCGCGGATCTGGGTCGCCGGCTACGTCGTGCGCGACCCTGCTCGCGTGCCGAGCAGCTGGCGCAGCGTGCGCACGCTCGCCGACGACCTCGCCGACCAGGGCGTCGTCGGGATCAGCGGCGTCGACACCCGTGCCCTGACCCGCCACCTGCGCGAGCGCGGCGCGATGCGCGTCGGCATCTCCAGCACCGAGACCGACCCGCAGGAGCTGCTGGCGCGGGTGCGGCAGTCCGGCGAGATGGCCGGTGCGAACCTCAGCGAGGCGGTCAGCACCCCGGAGGCCTACGTCGTCCCCGCCCAGGGCGAGAAGCGGTTCACCGTCGCCGCCCTCGACCTCGGCATCAAGGCCAACACCCCGCGGATGATGAGCGAGCGTGGCATCGAGGTGCACGTCCTGCCCGCCACGGCGACCCTCGAGGACGTGCAGGCGGTCAGCCCCGACGGCCTCTTCTTCTCCAACGGGCCCGGCGACCCGGCCGCGACCACCGGCCAGGTCGAGCTGCTCCAGGGCGCGCTGCGCGCCGGCATCCCCTACTTCGGGATCTGCTTCGGCAACCAGCTCTTCGGCCGCGCGCTCGGTTTCGGCACCTACAAGCTGAAGTACGGCCACCGCGGCATCAACCAGCCGGTGATGGACCGCACGACCGGGAAGGTCGAGGTCACCGCGCACAACCACGGGTTCGCGGTCGACGCGCCCCTCGAGGGCACCACGACCACCGAGTTCGGCGAGGTGGCGGTCAGCCACGTCTGCCTCAACGACGACGTCGTCGAGGGTCTCGAGCTCCGCGACGCCGCGGGTGCGCTGAAGTCCTTCTCCGTGCAGTACCACCCCGAGGCGGCCGCCGGCCCGCACGACGCGGCGTACCTCTTCGACCGATTCAGCGACCTGATGGGAGGCACCCTCTGA
- the carB gene encoding carbamoyl-phosphate synthase large subunit: MPKRTDIQSVLVIGSGPIIIGQACEFDYSGTQACRVLREEGLRVILVNSNPATIMTDPEFADATYVEPITPDYVEKVIAKERPDALLATLGGQTALNCAMALDKAGVLEKYGVELIGASIDAIERGENRQQFKKIVEQLGGESARSVICHSMDDLLGAADELGYPMVVRPSFTMGGTGSGMAYDEADLRRIGGAGLAASPTTEVLLEESILGWKEYELEVMRDRKDNSVIVCSIENLDPMGVHTGDSITVAPAMTLTDREYQKMRDLAIDIIRAVGVDTGGCNIQYAVNPADGRLIVIEMNPRVSRSSALASKATGFPIAKIAAKVAIGYTLDEIQNDITRETPASFEPSLDYVVVKVPRFAFEKFPEADPTLTTHMKSVGEAMAIGRNFTEALQKALRSLESKHAPFDWHKEHVDLDKDALLAEVAVPHDGRLKKVMDAIRAGATPEEVFDATKIDPWFLDQLALINEVAVQVIDAVELTPDLLRLAKRHGFSDEQIGKIRGLSADVVRGVRHALGIRPVYKTVDTCAAEFAAQTPYHYSSYDEETEVQPRAEGKEAVIILGSGPNRIGQGIEFDYSCVHASLALAEAGYETIMVNCNPETVSTDYDTSDRLYFEPLTLEDVLEIVHAEQQAGPVAGVVCQLGGQTPLGLAQGLADAGVPIVGTTPEAIHLAEERGAFGRVLADAGLPAPKHGTATSYPQAQRIAHEIGYPVLVRPSYVLGGRGMEIVYDDAALEAYLEKYVANGLINERQPVLVDRFLDDAVEIDVDALFDGEELFLGGVMEHIEEAGIHSGDSSCALPPITLGREEIERIRRSTEAIARGLGVRGLLNIQFALASDVLYVLEANPRASRTVPFVSKATATPLAKAAARVMLGESIAELRAAGVLPATGDGGHLPDGSPIAVKEAVMPFDRFKTVDGRTVDALLGPEMRSTGEVMGFDAVFGTAFAKAQAGAYGSLPLSGKVFVSVANRDKRHMIFPVKQIADMGFEILATAGTAEVLRRNGVESTVVRKQSEGEGPDGEPTIVGRILDREVDLVINTPHGATSGGSPRADGYEIRTAAVLTDIPCITTIQGLGAAVQGLEAMRRGDIGVRSLQDWAKLAADNRNA, translated from the coding sequence ATGCCCAAGCGCACCGACATCCAGAGCGTCCTGGTCATCGGCTCCGGGCCGATCATCATCGGCCAGGCCTGCGAGTTCGACTACTCCGGCACCCAGGCGTGCCGGGTGCTGCGCGAGGAGGGCCTGCGGGTCATCCTGGTCAACTCCAACCCGGCCACGATCATGACCGACCCCGAGTTCGCCGACGCGACCTACGTCGAGCCGATCACGCCCGACTACGTCGAGAAGGTCATCGCCAAGGAGCGCCCCGACGCGCTCCTCGCGACCCTCGGCGGCCAGACCGCGCTCAACTGCGCGATGGCCCTCGACAAGGCCGGGGTCCTCGAGAAGTACGGCGTGGAGCTCATCGGCGCGTCCATCGACGCGATCGAGCGCGGCGAGAACCGCCAGCAGTTCAAGAAGATCGTCGAGCAGCTCGGCGGCGAGTCGGCCCGCAGCGTCATCTGCCACTCGATGGACGACCTGCTCGGCGCAGCCGACGAGCTCGGCTACCCGATGGTCGTGCGCCCGTCCTTCACCATGGGCGGCACCGGCTCCGGCATGGCCTACGACGAGGCCGACCTGCGCCGCATCGGCGGCGCCGGCCTCGCCGCGAGCCCGACCACCGAGGTGCTCCTGGAGGAGTCGATCCTCGGCTGGAAGGAGTACGAGCTCGAGGTCATGCGGGATCGCAAGGACAACAGTGTCATCGTCTGCTCGATCGAGAACCTCGACCCGATGGGCGTGCACACCGGTGACTCGATCACCGTCGCGCCCGCGATGACCCTGACCGACCGCGAGTACCAGAAGATGCGCGACCTCGCGATCGACATCATCCGCGCGGTCGGCGTCGACACCGGCGGCTGCAACATCCAGTACGCCGTCAACCCGGCCGACGGCCGGCTGATCGTCATCGAGATGAACCCGCGCGTCTCCCGCTCGTCGGCGCTCGCCTCGAAGGCCACCGGCTTCCCGATCGCCAAGATCGCCGCCAAGGTCGCCATCGGCTACACGCTCGACGAGATCCAGAACGACATCACCCGCGAGACCCCGGCGTCGTTCGAGCCCTCGCTCGACTACGTCGTGGTCAAGGTGCCGCGCTTCGCGTTCGAGAAGTTCCCCGAGGCCGACCCGACGCTGACCACGCACATGAAGTCGGTCGGCGAGGCGATGGCGATCGGTCGCAACTTCACCGAGGCGCTGCAGAAGGCGCTGCGCTCGCTCGAGAGCAAGCACGCGCCGTTCGACTGGCACAAGGAGCACGTCGACCTCGACAAGGACGCGCTCCTCGCGGAGGTCGCCGTGCCGCACGACGGTCGCCTGAAGAAGGTCATGGACGCCATCCGGGCCGGTGCCACGCCCGAGGAGGTCTTCGACGCCACGAAGATCGACCCGTGGTTCCTCGACCAGCTCGCGCTGATCAACGAGGTCGCCGTCCAGGTGATCGACGCGGTCGAGCTCACCCCCGACCTGCTCCGCCTGGCCAAGCGCCACGGCTTCTCCGACGAGCAGATCGGCAAGATCCGCGGCCTGTCCGCCGACGTCGTCCGCGGCGTCCGCCACGCCCTCGGCATCCGGCCGGTCTACAAGACCGTCGACACCTGTGCGGCCGAGTTCGCCGCCCAGACGCCCTACCACTACTCGTCCTACGACGAGGAGACCGAGGTCCAGCCGCGCGCCGAGGGCAAGGAGGCCGTGATCATCCTCGGCTCCGGGCCCAACCGCATCGGCCAGGGCATCGAGTTCGACTACAGCTGCGTGCACGCCTCGCTCGCGCTCGCCGAGGCCGGCTACGAGACGATCATGGTCAACTGCAACCCGGAGACGGTGAGCACCGACTACGACACCTCCGACCGGCTCTACTTCGAGCCGCTCACGCTGGAGGACGTCCTCGAGATCGTCCACGCCGAGCAGCAGGCCGGCCCCGTCGCCGGTGTCGTGTGCCAGCTCGGCGGCCAGACGCCGCTCGGCCTCGCGCAGGGCCTCGCCGATGCCGGCGTGCCGATCGTCGGCACCACGCCCGAGGCGATCCACCTCGCCGAGGAGCGCGGCGCCTTCGGTCGCGTCCTCGCCGACGCCGGCCTGCCGGCGCCCAAGCACGGCACCGCGACGTCGTACCCCCAGGCGCAGCGGATCGCCCACGAGATCGGCTACCCGGTCCTCGTCCGGCCGTCCTACGTCCTCGGCGGGCGCGGGATGGAGATCGTCTACGACGACGCGGCGCTGGAGGCCTACCTCGAGAAGTACGTCGCCAACGGGCTGATCAACGAGCGCCAGCCGGTGCTCGTCGACCGGTTCCTCGACGACGCGGTCGAGATCGACGTCGACGCCCTGTTCGACGGTGAGGAGCTCTTCCTCGGCGGCGTGATGGAGCACATCGAGGAGGCCGGCATCCACTCCGGCGACTCCTCCTGCGCGCTGCCGCCGATCACCCTCGGTCGTGAGGAGATCGAGCGGATCCGCCGCTCGACCGAGGCGATCGCCCGCGGGCTCGGCGTGCGCGGCCTGCTCAACATCCAGTTCGCGCTGGCCTCCGACGTGCTCTACGTCCTCGAGGCCAACCCGCGCGCGTCGCGCACGGTGCCGTTCGTCTCCAAGGCGACCGCGACCCCGCTGGCGAAGGCGGCGGCGCGGGTGATGCTCGGTGAGTCGATCGCCGAGCTCCGCGCGGCCGGCGTGCTGCCGGCGACGGGCGACGGCGGGCACCTGCCCGACGGCTCGCCGATCGCGGTCAAGGAGGCGGTCATGCCGTTCGACCGCTTCAAGACCGTCGACGGCCGCACCGTCGACGCGCTGCTCGGCCCGGAGATGCGCTCGACCGGTGAGGTGATGGGCTTCGACGCCGTCTTCGGCACCGCGTTCGCCAAGGCGCAGGCGGGGGCCTACGGCTCGCTGCCGCTCTCGGGCAAGGTCTTCGTGTCGGTCGCCAACCGCGACAAGCGGCACATGATCTTCCCGGTCAAGCAGATCGCCGACATGGGCTTCGAGATCCTCGCGACCGCCGGCACGGCCGAGGTGCTGCGCCGCAACGGCGTCGAGTCCACCGTGGTCCGCAAGCAGTCCGAGGGCGAGGGCCCCGACGGCGAGCCGACGATCGTGGGCCGGATCCTCGACCGCGAGGTCGACCTGGTGATCAACACGCCCCACGGCGCCACCAGCGGCGGGTCCCCGCGCGCCGACGGCTACGAGATCCGCACGGCGGCGGTGCTCACCGACATCCCCTGCATCACCACGATCCAGGGCCTCGGCGCGGCCGTGCAGGGGCTCGAGGCGATGCGCCGCGGCGACATCGGCGTGCGGTCGCTGCAGGACTGGGCGAAGCTGGCTGCCGACAACCGGAACGCGTGA
- a CDS encoding quinone-dependent dihydroorotate dehydrogenase: MTVRAYDLLFEQALTRIDPERIHHAAFRTIRAAAPLTGRAVRLPSAPVRALGLTFPHPLGLAAGFDKNAVGIDGLAALGFGHVEIGTVTGEAQPGNPQPRLFRLKADRAIVNRMGFNNHGSEVVAKRLAAWRAGGGTTLLGVNIGKSKVVPEDEAARDYEKSAGLLAPYADYLVVNVSSPNTPGLRNLQAVEKLEPILAAVRRRADQVRPDHRVPLLVKIAPDLSNDDVLAVADLALASGLDGIIATNTTISREGLASPSAEVEAIGAGGLSGQPLTQRSEDVVRLLRDRVGADLTLVGVGGITSVDDARRRLAAGADLLQGYTAFVYEGPLWPRRIVTGLASGPASAVVTGHATDA, translated from the coding sequence GTGACCGTGCGGGCCTACGACCTCCTCTTCGAGCAGGCACTCACCCGGATCGACCCGGAGCGGATCCACCATGCCGCGTTCCGGACGATCCGGGCGGCGGCCCCGCTCACCGGGCGGGCCGTGCGGCTGCCGTCCGCCCCGGTGCGGGCGCTCGGGCTGACCTTCCCGCACCCGCTCGGGCTGGCCGCCGGCTTCGACAAGAACGCCGTCGGCATCGACGGGCTCGCCGCCCTCGGCTTCGGGCACGTCGAGATCGGGACGGTGACGGGGGAGGCGCAGCCGGGGAACCCCCAGCCGCGGCTCTTCCGGCTCAAGGCCGACCGGGCGATCGTCAACCGCATGGGCTTCAACAACCACGGCTCCGAGGTCGTGGCGAAGCGGCTCGCCGCCTGGCGCGCAGGCGGCGGGACGACCCTGCTCGGGGTGAACATCGGCAAGTCCAAGGTCGTGCCCGAGGACGAGGCTGCCCGCGACTACGAGAAGTCCGCCGGCCTGCTCGCGCCCTACGCGGACTACCTCGTCGTCAACGTCTCCTCGCCCAACACGCCCGGCCTGCGCAACCTCCAGGCCGTGGAGAAGCTCGAGCCGATCCTCGCTGCCGTACGCCGTCGGGCCGACCAGGTGCGGCCCGACCACCGGGTGCCGCTGCTGGTCAAGATCGCCCCCGACCTCAGCAACGACGACGTGCTCGCCGTGGCCGACCTCGCCCTGGCGAGCGGGCTCGACGGGATCATCGCCACCAACACCACCATCAGCCGCGAGGGGCTCGCCAGCCCGTCGGCCGAGGTCGAGGCGATCGGCGCGGGAGGGCTCAGCGGACAGCCGCTCACCCAGCGGTCGGAGGACGTCGTACGCCTGCTGCGGGACCGGGTCGGTGCCGACCTCACCCTGGTCGGGGTCGGCGGCATCACCTCCGTCGACGACGCCCGCCGCCGGCTCGCCGCCGGTGCCGACCTGCTGCAGGGCTACACCGCATTCGTCTACGAGGGTCCGCTGTGGCCGCGGAGGATCGTCACCGGACTCGCGTCGGGCCCCGCGTCGGCAGTCGTCACGGGGCACGCCACGGATGCCTGA
- a CDS encoding nitronate monooxygenase produces MPGPVMVAAGCGGTGRELEPFSGHAGLAGLDLVTRSLTLDPRPGGPGPRVAEVPGGLVNAVGLPNPGLGHFLATELPWLVRAGVRVHVSIAGATMGEYAELAGRLSTAPGVAGLEVNVGAPDEAGAGLFEVREPYHAASVVAAVRREFPADRPLLAKLRPDVSRIVEGARACHEAGATAIVVGNAVPAAFADGRPGGLSGPAIATIALRCVATVRDALPAVPTIGCGGVHDVTSARAYLDAGASAVQVGTALLHDPTTVARLRASLSTPPSADTPEETA; encoded by the coding sequence GTGCCGGGACCCGTCATGGTCGCCGCCGGTTGCGGCGGCACCGGGCGCGAGCTCGAGCCGTTCTCCGGTCACGCCGGGCTCGCAGGTCTCGACCTCGTCACCCGCTCGCTCACCCTCGACCCTCGACCCGGCGGCCCCGGCCCGCGGGTCGCCGAGGTCCCCGGAGGCCTGGTCAACGCCGTCGGCCTGCCCAACCCCGGGCTCGGGCACTTCCTCGCCACCGAGCTCCCGTGGCTGGTGCGCGCCGGCGTCCGCGTCCACGTGTCCATCGCGGGCGCGACGATGGGGGAGTACGCCGAGCTCGCGGGCCGGCTCAGCACGGCACCCGGGGTGGCCGGCCTCGAGGTCAACGTCGGGGCACCCGACGAGGCAGGCGCCGGCCTCTTCGAGGTCCGCGAGCCCTACCACGCCGCGAGCGTCGTGGCCGCCGTCCGGCGCGAGTTCCCGGCCGACCGACCGCTGCTCGCGAAGCTGCGCCCGGACGTCTCGCGGATCGTCGAGGGCGCCCGGGCCTGCCACGAGGCGGGAGCCACGGCCATCGTCGTCGGCAACGCCGTCCCGGCCGCCTTCGCCGACGGTCGGCCGGGCGGGCTGAGCGGCCCGGCGATCGCCACGATCGCGCTGCGCTGCGTCGCGACGGTCCGTGACGCCCTTCCCGCCGTGCCCACGATCGGCTGCGGCGGCGTCCACGACGTGACCTCCGCCCGGGCCTACCTCGACGCCGGTGCGTCCGCCGTCCAGGTCGGCACCGCCCTGCTCCACGACCCGACCACCGTCGCCCGGCTCCGGGCCTCCCTCTCGACCCCTCCCTCAGCCGACACCCCAGAGGAGACCGCATGA